Proteins co-encoded in one Octopus bimaculoides isolate UCB-OBI-ISO-001 chromosome 7, ASM119413v2, whole genome shotgun sequence genomic window:
- the LOC106870801 gene encoding uncharacterized protein LOC106870801: MDYFLGRILTLLLITDRGDCKNYRGIFLLSTVGKTFARVILSRLQLLVSRIYTESQCGFRRSRSAIDMIFSIRQLQKKSREQKMPLYMAFIDLKKAFDLDKQVRGRYPPLSLLQKLETVLAEEWTKVRLETIRRIPAVLIAKGGSTPY, from the exons ATGGACTATTTTTTAGGCAGAATCCTCACCCTGCTTCTTATTACTGACCGTGGCGATTGTAAAAATTACCGTGGAATATTTCTTCTCAGCACTGTTGGAAAGACCTTTGCTCGTGTTATCCTGTCCAGGCTACAACTGCTTGTTTCTCGAATTTATACTGAATCGCAGTGTGGCTTTAGAAGAAGCAGATCAGCTATTGACATGATATTCTCCATACGCCAACTTCAGAAGAAGTCCAGAGAGCAGAAAATGCCATTATATATGGCTTTCATTGATCTGAAAAAGGCCTTTGACTTG GATAAACAAGTAAGGGGTCGATATCCACCACTATCATTGCTACAaaaactggaaactgttttagctgaagaatggacaaaagttCGTTTGGAAACAATTCGTAGAATTCCAGCTGTACTTATTGCCAAAGGCGgttctaccccatattaa